Part of the Intestinibacillus sp. Marseille-P6563 genome is shown below.
AAGGATTTTGAGAGTATCCTGCGCTATCTCAATCTCTCCGAAATCGCTCCGCTGGAAATGCGGGCCGATTATTATGATACGAGCGACCGCTTGCTGCGGGCACGCAAGATCGCTCTGCGCATGCGCTACGAAGGCGACACCCGGATGTGCTGCCTGAAACTCCGCGACGCTTCGAACGATGGTCTGCATGTGCACGAGGAATACGAATGCCCGGCCGCTACTTTATCCGAAGGGCTGCAAGCCCTGACGGCGCAAGGTGCACCCACCGACCTGTGTTCTGCCCTGCGCAATACGGCGCTGGACGCGGTCTGTCAAACCAAGTTCCTTCGTCGGCGCGCGATTTGGAGCGACCCAATGTTTACAGCCGAACTCAGCTTTGATTTTGGCACGCTGGGCTGCGCGGGTCATGAAATCACGGTCAGCGAGATCGAATGCGAACAAAAATCTGGGGACGATGCCGCCTTTGAAGAAGCTTGTCAATTGATCGCCCATCGTTTTTCGCTCAAACCCGAGGCGCGCAGCAAATTATCCCGCGCGCTGGATTTGGAAC
Proteins encoded:
- a CDS encoding CYTH domain-containing protein; the protein is MEREFKWKANAKDFESILRYLNLSEIAPLEMRADYYDTSDRLLRARKIALRMRYEGDTRMCCLKLRDASNDGLHVHEEYECPAATLSEGLQALTAQGAPTDLCSALRNTALDAVCQTKFLRRRAIWSDPMFTAELSFDFGTLGCAGHEITVSEIECEQKSGDDAAFEEACQLIAHRFSLKPEARSKLSRALDLERKQP